CAAAAGAACTGCTCGATCGAATTCTCATCTTTCAAAATCAATCGGGTAATTTCCCTATCTACTTGCATGAATTCCCAAACTGTAAAGATCGCTACCTCGGAGCTCATCTTCTACCTATTTTCTATTGGATTTTAAAAGACTTTCACACCATTCTCGGACAAGACTTAAAAAATCGATTAATTGAAAGCACGACGGCGTTAGCTCTTTACACTTTAGTTGCACATGAAGAGAAGCCTGGCCCTTATCACCTATCCTTAAAATGTGCTGCAGCCTGGATTGCACTGGGTGAATGGCTTAACTTACCGCATTTAGAAGATGCCGGTAATCAACTTTTAGAAACATTGAGACTTAAAGGAATAACGCAAGCATGGGGAGACCCCCATTATCTCGGCGAAATCTTAGCTAGCCTGCAAATGGTCTATCCAGAAATTGCATCCTCTCCTTGGGATTTTCTCTGGCATTACATCTTAGAAACTTGGCATTCTTCAACTGCATGCTATACAGGACCTGCAAGAAGGGTCTACCAAGCGGGATTTCAACCTCAAGGTAGCTTATACGATCTCTATTTGGGATACTTTGAAACGCACTTTTCGCAAAGACAAACGGACGGTTATCCTTACGAGCTACTTGCCTCTCTTATTCAACCTTCAGAAGACGTTTTTATTCCGACTTCCCACCTAACAAAAAATGGGTTATTTCATCAACAGCATTGGATGATGGTCAAAGAAGAAAACTACACTTATTGTTTTCTTGAAAAAGATAAAGCCTTGGATCCATCTCAACATAAAGGCTATCACCTCTTCCGCTTACTATGGGGAGCCCCTTCACATGTGCATAGTTTTGTTTTCCAAGAAACTAAATCTTTAGCTGATATTGTCTGCATTGCACAAAAAGAACATGTTGAACTTGACTTGATTCTTGAAGGCCCTCCTCCTGAAGACAACGGGGATCTTGAAGGAGAGATTAACTTCTTTGTCGACTTGCATGAAGGCCTTAAGGTTCTTGTCGATAATGTTCCGGCAACAACTTTTCAGATAGAGAATACGTTACAGCTCAAAAGTCCTCTCCTCTCCCTCTCCATCCAATTTCAATTGATGGAAGGCGAAGGCTCGTTCTTTGGCCACCTGTTAAGGGGTAATCGCCCAGCGCAAATTTTAAATAAAGGGGCTCAACGTTATGAGGCTTATGATTCACAGATTGCTATCCGAACGATTAAAAGATCCGAAAAATGCCGTATTAAAGTGCTGATTGACATCCTGAAATAAGAGCCATGCCTAGATCTTATCTGCTGATTTTCTCCATTCTTGTGATATTTACAACATCATGCTGTAAACCAGTTTCTGAGGAATATGGCTATTTTTATAGCCATTTAAATACGTTTACAAAACCTGATCTCTTTTTTAGAGAGTCCCCTTATTTCTTAGTCATTCTTGTCAATGCGCGCCACTTAGATTACACCGATAATAGATCTTTTTTGCGAACTTTGGCGAAGCATCCAAGTGATGGAAGCAAAAATAGCGACGTCGGCCATGCGTGGATTTGTCTACGAGGAATCATTGACGGGGAATATGTGGAAATCGAAGGAGGGCATACCGGTGAAACGGGCTTAACCCAAGCGAGATATTTTGATGGAATGATGGATCTTGTAGAAAAAGGATCTCCAAATCCTGTTCGTTATTTGTGGGAAATGCAGCATGATGGTTTCTTCCAAAATGGCTCAGGAGGGCATCAACCCACTTTTGCAGCCAAAATAGATCTTACGGAAGAACAATTTCACACCATTCTCACTTTTATCGAGACATATCCCTACCAGGACTATGCCATTACCAAAAATCAGTGCTCTTCTTTTGTCGCTCAAGTGGCAGCTTTAGCGGATTGGGAAATTCCTTGTGAAGTCACACTTTCAATCGATCCTCACCTTCAGATTGGTCCTGATTTGATTCCCCTATGGACCGATCCTCGCTATGCATATCTCACCATTTCAAGCCCTGATATGGTTGAAAAGAGTTTGATGAAAGCGGTGGCAACAAAGCAAGCTCAAGATGCTCGAAAGTGGTACTTATGCACCCATCCTCAAAGCTCTCAAGCTTACTTTTCTCAACTCATCGAAAGCATTCAATTAGCTCCGCAAAGAGTCCAACGGCTACTTTTATTTCGTTAAACAGTGGCTTCGGAGGTTTGGTTCAATGCCACACTATCCACGGCAATCCCCATTGCATGCATCCCATTGTCTACATGAATGGTCTCTCCCGTAATAGCAGAAGCCAAAGGAGACAATAAAAATGCAGCCACATTCCCCACTTCAATCGGCGTTAGATCTTTTTGTAGAGGTGCATTGGCTTCTGAATATTCGATCATTTTTTCGACGAAACCAATTGCTTTTGCAGCACGACTACGCAAAGGCCCAGCAGAGATCGTATTTACGCGGATATTCCATTTGCGTCCCGCTTCCCATGCTAATGTACGCGTATCGCTTTCAAGAGCCGCTTTAGCTGAGCTCATTCCTCCACCATATCCTGGAATAGCCTTTTCAGAAGCAATATATGTCAGAGAAAGAGTACTCCCCCCTGCATTCATGATAGGTCCTAAATGAGCTAAAAGGCTAATAAAGGAGTATGTTGAAGCACTTAAAGAAGCGAGATATCCTTGTCTGGATGTTTCCAAAAGGGGTTTTTGTACTTCAGGACCATTCGCTAGGGAATGAACAAAATAATCGATCTTTCCAAAATCTTGGCCGATTTGCAAAACAACATCTTGAATGGTAAAAGCATCGCATGATTTATAACGCTTATTTTCTTTTATCTCTTCAGGCACATCTTCCATCTTGTCAAAAGCAGCATCTAAAGGATAAATTTTTGCAAATTGCATCAAAGAGCCATCTGACAAAACGCGAGATTTATCAAATTTGCCACTCTCTAAACCCGTTTGAAAAATCTTCATGAGGGGCGTCCATGTTCCGACAATAATCTCTGCTCCGGCTTCCGCCAATGTTTTTGCAATGGACCAACCAAAACCTTGGTCATCGCCAATTCCTGCTATAAAAGCTTTTTTTCCTTTGAGGTCTATTTTAAGCATAAATTCTCCTTCAAGTTTGAAAAACTAAAAAAGCCATTATATCAAAGGTAGGGATTTAATCCTCTCACAATCAGCGCTGCAAGATAGCGTGCTCAAGCAACCAATCTCTGTAGTTATTTACTGCTGCTTGATCAATCTGCTGAGACTTAGCCAAGATCGGATAGGTCAGTTCCCATGCCTCTCGTTCCCACTCTCGCGCTTTATCGCCCTTATCTGGATTCGCTTTAAGATACATTTCAAATGCTTCTTTTGGATTTTGTTGACAATAGGTGATTGCCTCTTGCATAGCAGCTTGAAATTTCTTTACAAATTCGGAGGAAGCCTGAATAGAATCCTCTTTCGCAATCATCACGAGTTCTTGGTGAGGTGGAATTCCCAAATCGCTCATTTTAAAAAACTCCGTTTCAATGCCCAATGAGCGCAGATGGGGCACTTCGATGTTCCAATAAGCATCATACACAGCATCGACCCGTTTGATTGCGAGCGTACTGACCAAGTCAAAACTCACGTTATGCATAGCTTTAGGGGTCAATTTTTTTTGCTTTAACAAGGTCTGCAAAGATTTAAAACTTTTTCCATCCATGCTATAACCGATAATTTTATCATTCAAATCTTCAATTGTGCGGATTCCATCATCTTTGCGATACAACAACGAATTCAGAGGTTCTTCTATCAGCACCCCAATCATCGCGATTTTAGCCCCCTTTTGGATAGCCTGTAGAGTCTCCACCATGTAATAGACCGCGAGATCAGCTTGTCCTGACATCAAATAGCTCACGCTATCGCTCGGATCATGTAGCTTCAAAATTTGAAGATCGATTCCTCTTTGCTTGAAAAAGTTTTTTTCAATGCCCACATAAAGAGCGACGTGATTGGGATTAGGCACCCAATCTAATAAAAGTCTCGTCTCTTTTATTTTTGGCGAAGGCTGACATCCAAATACAATTGTAACTAGAGCTGTCGCTGCCAAGCTATTAAAGGGTAACCGCCAAGACTTTCGATTTTTCACAGCTTTCTCTAATGCTGCCATTCCTAGATAAAGAATTGAACTAATGAACGTTAGGCAAAATAAGGCTCCAAAAGTAATTTCTAAGTCTGTTTCTCTTCTACTTTGAAGCATCAACATGCCTAAACCATTTTGTCCCCCTGCCCACTCCCCTGCAATTGCAGCTATCCCTGCAATCGCAGCTGAAATGCGAAAACCAGCAAAGATATGTGGCAGCGATGCAGGAAGTTGCAGCTTAAAGAAAAATTGCCATGGAGTAGCGTTTAACGTTTTAAAATAATCGGTTAAATGTTGTGGAGTCGACAATAGTCCCTGATAAATGTTCATGGTTAAAGGGAAAAAAATCATCAGAGCTGTGGGTAATACAATAGCTGTATAGGACCAGCCAAACCACATAACCATCAAAGGTGCAAGAGCAAACATTGGAATACATTGAATCACAATGAAAAGAGGTTGCAAAATCATGCGCATGGATTCCCAAAATGCCATCATCCAAGCCAAAGGAAATGCAACGAGCAAGGCGAGAATAAATCCACCGGCCATTTCTTTTAAAGTGATGCCTGTATGAAAAAGCAAGCGATCTGATTTTTG
Above is a window of Parachlamydia acanthamoebae DNA encoding:
- a CDS encoding enoyl-[acyl-carrier-protein] reductase, whose protein sequence is MLKIDLKGKKAFIAGIGDDQGFGWSIAKTLAEAGAEIIVGTWTPLMKIFQTGLESGKFDKSRVLSDGSLMQFAKIYPLDAAFDKMEDVPEEIKENKRYKSCDAFTIQDVVLQIGQDFGKIDYFVHSLANGPEVQKPLLETSRQGYLASLSASTYSFISLLAHLGPIMNAGGSTLSLTYIASEKAIPGYGGGMSSAKAALESDTRTLAWEAGRKWNIRVNTISAGPLRSRAAKAIGFVEKMIEYSEANAPLQKDLTPIEVGNVAAFLLSPLASAITGETIHVDNGMHAMGIAVDSVALNQTSEATV
- a CDS encoding ABC transporter substrate-binding protein produces the protein MVKKTWVPFIAICFLLGSWEFCCRFFSDLLFVLPPPSRILLCIWQKSDRLLFHTGITLKEMAGGFILALLVAFPLAWMMAFWESMRMILQPLFIVIQCIPMFALAPLMVMWFGWSYTAIVLPTALMIFFPLTMNIYQGLLSTPQHLTDYFKTLNATPWQFFFKLQLPASLPHIFAGFRISAAIAGIAAIAGEWAGGQNGLGMLMLQSRRETDLEITFGALFCLTFISSILYLGMAALEKAVKNRKSWRLPFNSLAATALVTIVFGCQPSPKIKETRLLLDWVPNPNHVALYVGIEKNFFKQRGIDLQILKLHDPSDSVSYLMSGQADLAVYYMVETLQAIQKGAKIAMIGVLIEEPLNSLLYRKDDGIRTIEDLNDKIIGYSMDGKSFKSLQTLLKQKKLTPKAMHNVSFDLVSTLAIKRVDAVYDAYWNIEVPHLRSLGIETEFFKMSDLGIPPHQELVMIAKEDSIQASSEFVKKFQAAMQEAITYCQQNPKEAFEMYLKANPDKGDKAREWEREAWELTYPILAKSQQIDQAAVNNYRDWLLEHAILQR